In the genome of Calliopsis andreniformis isolate RMS-2024a chromosome 10, iyCalAndr_principal, whole genome shotgun sequence, one region contains:
- the Spoon gene encoding A-kinase anchor protein spoonbill isoform X1, translated as MSTSHVQVIKWSFPAFALIIGLLWYKRRRVDRADPGGTTDCNNKSLVDLKKEAVLSKPGSDLYDSGIQIDETLSLNSSSLPTEEIVCSPRKRSESLDIPQRKSGSQSICTRSKTPKDNRAWYSYLESSSNQMEIQLGSNPKISNFDMVARSRSASSLENATDSGKILKIFENVAEEEEPKSTRDDTSLELVNKTEENEASADTPLKDSAKAQAQALSERDSANHSPVSGVLEGSVTDEARSEGSTDSGKGGSIKGHTKDNSIPILYEFNIPQHLVGRLIGRNGSFLQSVRVKTEAHIVVKRHPSSRDFKICAIEGSADRIDIALDMIRQRFPATKYPQITLEQISPYKVPEEMPWVTELMQLSLVEGVNNDVVVCHIVKPNRFFVQLPTHPTYPSLRVLDYNMTQLYSTTESPSVDRDELSRGMILVTKWYDKWVRVYVEQPDPLGEQHVVRLVDHGGYWFVSNADIKKIRSDYLTLPFQAIEIFLANVQPKNGEWSKEAYDVVAQVCNGIVGQAQIEGYINANTYVNLYLNIHKHGVISLADELIARGFADPVPLDSMVPEEGFLHRRITPEGKNSKVIYDSRTVKCH; from the exons ATGTCAACTTCTCATGTCCAAGTTATAAAGTGGAGTTTTCCTGCTTTTGCCCTCATCATTGGCCTCCTCTGGTACAAACGTCGTCGCGTAGACAGAGCTGATCCAGGTGGAACTACAGATTGTAATAACAAAAGTCTCGTCGATCTCAAGAAAGAGGCTGTTTTGTCAAAACCAGGCTCAGAtttgtatgattctggcattcaaATTGATGAGACGTTATCACTGAATTCTTCCAGTCTACCAACAGAAGAAATCGTTTGTAGTCCAAGAAAACGAAGCGAGAGCTTAGATATTCCACAAAGAAAGAGTGGTTCGCAGTCAATATGTACGCGCTCAAAAACTCCTAAAGACAATCGCGCGTGGTACAGCTACCTGGAGTCTTCCTCAAACCAGATGGAGATACAACTGGGCAGCAATCCTAAAATAAGCAATTTCGATATGGTTGCTAGAAGCAGAAGTGCGTCTTCTTTGGAAAACGCCACAGATAGTGGCAAAATATTGAAGATATTTGAAAACGTTGCTGAAGAGGAGGAACCGAAGTCAACTCGCGATGATACTTCGTTAGAGCTTGTTAATAAAACAGAAGAAAATGAAGCATCTGCCGATACTCCATTGAAAGATAGTGCCAAGGCTCAAGCGCAAGCATTATCTGAAAGAGATTCTGCTAATCATAGTCCCGTGTCTGGAGTTTTAGAAGGCAGCGTTACAGATGAAGCCAGAAGTGAGGGAAGCACAGACAGTGGAAAAG GAGGAAGTATCAAGGGTCACACTAAGGACAACTCGATTCCAATATTATACGAATTCAATATACCACAGCATTTAGTTGGAAGATTAATCGGACGAAATGGCAGTTTCTTACAAAGCGTTCGGGTTAAAACCGAAGCGCACATAGTTGTTAAACGACACCCTTCGtcaagagattttaagatttgtGCTATAGAAGGTTCCGCAGATAGAATTGATATTGCTCTGGATATGATTAGACAAAGGTTTCCAGCAACGAAATATCCACAAATCACTCTTGAGCAAATTTCACCATACAAAGTACCAGAAGAGATGCCATGGGTCACAGAATTGATGCAGTTGTCCTTAGTGGAAGGGGTGAATAATGATGTCGTTGTATGTCATATAGTAAAACCAAACAGATTCTTCGTACAGCTTCCTACTCACCCTACATACCCATCTTTACGGGTTTTAGACTACAATATGACACAATTATACAGTACGACAGAATCGCCTTCAGTAGATCGAGATGAACTTAGTA GAGGTATGATCTTAGTCACAAAATGGTATGACAAGTGGGTCAGGGTATACGTTGAACAACCAGATCCTCTTGGCGAACAGCACGTTGTACGACTGGTGGACCATGGGGGCTACTGGTTTGTTAGTAATGCAGACATAAAAAAAATCAGATCAGATTACCTCACATTACCATTCCAAGCAATTGAAATATTTCTCGCGAATGTTCAACCAAAAAATG GTGAGTGGAGTAAAGAGGCTTACGATGTAGTTGCACAAGTGTGTAATGGTATTGTTGGTCAAGCTCAAATTGAAGGCTACATCAACGCGAATACATATGTTAATCTATATCTTAATATTCACAAACACGGG GTAATATCTCTGGCCGATGAGTTAATAGCCCGTGGGTTCGCGGATCCCGTCCCGTTGGATAGCATGGTACCAGAAGAAG GTTTCCTACATCGTCGTATCACGCCAGAAGGAAAGAATAGCAAAGTAATATACGATTCGAGAACTGTTAAATGCCACTAA
- the Spoon gene encoding A-kinase anchor protein spoonbill isoform X2 translates to MSTSHVQVIKWSFPAFALIIGLLWYKRRRVDRADPGGTTDCNNKSLVDLKKEAVLSKPGSDLYDSGIQIDETLSLNSSSLPTEEIVCSPRKRSESLDIPQRKSGSQSICTRSKTPKDNRAWYSYLESSSNQMEIQLGSNPKISNFDMVARSRSASSLENATDSGKILKIFENVAEEEEPKSTRDDTSLELVNKTEENEASADTPLKDSAKAQAQALSERDSANHSPVSGVLEGSVTDEARSEGSTDSGKGGSIKGHTKDNSIPILYEFNIPQHLVGRLIGRNGSFLQSVRVKTEAHIVVKRHPSSRDFKICAIEGSADRIDIALDMIRQRFPATKYPQITLEQISPYKVPEEMPWVTELMQLSLVEGVNNDVVVCHIVKPNRFFVQLPTHPTYPSLRVLDYNMTQLYSTTESPSVDRDELSRGMILVTKWYDKWVRVYVEQPDPLGEQHVVRLVDHGGYWFVSNADIKKIRSDYLTLPFQAIEIFLANVQPKNGEWSKEAYDVVAQVCNGIVGQAQIEGYINANTYVNLYLNIHKHGVISLADELIARGFADPVPLDSMVPEEGFLHRRITPEGKNSKKRRA, encoded by the exons ATGTCAACTTCTCATGTCCAAGTTATAAAGTGGAGTTTTCCTGCTTTTGCCCTCATCATTGGCCTCCTCTGGTACAAACGTCGTCGCGTAGACAGAGCTGATCCAGGTGGAACTACAGATTGTAATAACAAAAGTCTCGTCGATCTCAAGAAAGAGGCTGTTTTGTCAAAACCAGGCTCAGAtttgtatgattctggcattcaaATTGATGAGACGTTATCACTGAATTCTTCCAGTCTACCAACAGAAGAAATCGTTTGTAGTCCAAGAAAACGAAGCGAGAGCTTAGATATTCCACAAAGAAAGAGTGGTTCGCAGTCAATATGTACGCGCTCAAAAACTCCTAAAGACAATCGCGCGTGGTACAGCTACCTGGAGTCTTCCTCAAACCAGATGGAGATACAACTGGGCAGCAATCCTAAAATAAGCAATTTCGATATGGTTGCTAGAAGCAGAAGTGCGTCTTCTTTGGAAAACGCCACAGATAGTGGCAAAATATTGAAGATATTTGAAAACGTTGCTGAAGAGGAGGAACCGAAGTCAACTCGCGATGATACTTCGTTAGAGCTTGTTAATAAAACAGAAGAAAATGAAGCATCTGCCGATACTCCATTGAAAGATAGTGCCAAGGCTCAAGCGCAAGCATTATCTGAAAGAGATTCTGCTAATCATAGTCCCGTGTCTGGAGTTTTAGAAGGCAGCGTTACAGATGAAGCCAGAAGTGAGGGAAGCACAGACAGTGGAAAAG GAGGAAGTATCAAGGGTCACACTAAGGACAACTCGATTCCAATATTATACGAATTCAATATACCACAGCATTTAGTTGGAAGATTAATCGGACGAAATGGCAGTTTCTTACAAAGCGTTCGGGTTAAAACCGAAGCGCACATAGTTGTTAAACGACACCCTTCGtcaagagattttaagatttgtGCTATAGAAGGTTCCGCAGATAGAATTGATATTGCTCTGGATATGATTAGACAAAGGTTTCCAGCAACGAAATATCCACAAATCACTCTTGAGCAAATTTCACCATACAAAGTACCAGAAGAGATGCCATGGGTCACAGAATTGATGCAGTTGTCCTTAGTGGAAGGGGTGAATAATGATGTCGTTGTATGTCATATAGTAAAACCAAACAGATTCTTCGTACAGCTTCCTACTCACCCTACATACCCATCTTTACGGGTTTTAGACTACAATATGACACAATTATACAGTACGACAGAATCGCCTTCAGTAGATCGAGATGAACTTAGTA GAGGTATGATCTTAGTCACAAAATGGTATGACAAGTGGGTCAGGGTATACGTTGAACAACCAGATCCTCTTGGCGAACAGCACGTTGTACGACTGGTGGACCATGGGGGCTACTGGTTTGTTAGTAATGCAGACATAAAAAAAATCAGATCAGATTACCTCACATTACCATTCCAAGCAATTGAAATATTTCTCGCGAATGTTCAACCAAAAAATG GTGAGTGGAGTAAAGAGGCTTACGATGTAGTTGCACAAGTGTGTAATGGTATTGTTGGTCAAGCTCAAATTGAAGGCTACATCAACGCGAATACATATGTTAATCTATATCTTAATATTCACAAACACGGG GTAATATCTCTGGCCGATGAGTTAATAGCCCGTGGGTTCGCGGATCCCGTCCCGTTGGATAGCATGGTACCAGAAGAAG GTTTCCTACATCGTCGTATCACGCCAGAAGGAAAGAATAGCAAA AAAAGACGTGCTTGA
- the P5cdh1 gene encoding delta-1-Pyrroline-5-carboxylate dehydrogenase 1 produces MLSICRQALIANSQKVSTRCLGTIVPVPNPPDFPLENEPLLSYKKDSPERAELEKTLDKMSCECEEVPLVIGDQEIKTDLCRYQVMPHNHKVKIAKYHWATPDLVKKAIDVAVKAQREWEKCPIEKRLEIWLRAADLMANKYRQQLNAATMLGQSKTVIQAEIDSAAELIDFFKMHGYFAKEALTYQPLSPNPKETLNSMRYRGMDGFVAAVSPFNFTAIGGNLSYTPALMGNTVLWKPSDTALLSNWWIFKICKEAGVPPGVVNFVPCEGPVFGDTITASPYLAGINFTGSVPTFNRLWMQVGKNLGKYKNYPKLIGECGGKNYHFIHPSADVESVVNGTIRSAFEYNGQKCSACSRMYVPESLWSDVKEGLLSIRDKLKIGDVRDFTVFTGAVIDATAFKRISGYIKHATQSPNLEIIGGGKYDDSCGYFIDPTIVVTTDPKDKIMTEEIFGPVLTIYVYKDSKLDKAMKLVESSTPYALTGSIFAQDENWARRALEEFKYTAGNFYVNDKSTGSVVGQQPFGGSRMSGTNDKAGGPHYVLRWASPQSIKETFVPLREYDYPYMRC; encoded by the exons ATGTTGAGTATTTGCCGTCAAGCGTTAATAGCTAACAGTCAAAA AGTTAGCACAAGGTGTTTAGGTACAATAGtaccagtaccaaatcctcctgACTTTCCCCTTGAAAATGAACCTCTACTTAGTTACAAGAAAGATAGCCCTGAAAGGGCAGAGTTGGAAAAAACATTGGATAAAATGTCCTGCGAATGTGAAGAAGTACCTCTGGTTATTGGAGATCAAGAAattaaaactgatctatgtagatATCAAGTTATG CCACATAATCACAAAGTAAAAATTGCAAAGTATCATTGGGCAACACCTGATCTAGTCAAGAAGGCAATAGATGTTGCAGTAAAGGCACAAAGGGAATGGGAAAAATGCCCAATTGAAAAACGTTTAGAAATCTGGTTGAGAGCTGCTGACCTTATGGCAAACAAGTATAGGCAGCAGTTGAATGCTGCTACTATGCTTGGACAGAGTAAAACAGTTATTCAAGCAGAGATCGATAGTGCAGCAGAACTGATTGATTTCTTTAAGATGCATGGATATTTTGCTAAAGAGGCCTTAACATACCAACCACTTTCACCTAATCCCAAAGAAACTCTAAACTCAATGAGGTATCGTGGAATGGATGGATTTGTTGCAGCAGTATCACCTTTTAACTTCACTGCCATTGGTGGTAATCTTAGCTATACACCTGCATTAATG GGAAATACAGTTCTTTGGAAACCGTCTGATACAGCCTTGCTTTCTAACTGGTGGATTTTCAAGATATGTAAAGAAGCTGGTGTTCCGCCAGGTGTAGTTAATTTTGTCCCATGCGAGGGTCCCGTATTCGGTGACACTATAACTGCTTCACCATATTTGGCTGGAATTAATTTCACTGGATCAGTACCGACATTTAATCGCTTATGGATGCAGGTTGGGAAAAATTTGGGAAAGTATAAAAACTATCCCAAATTAATAGGTGAATGTGGTGGCAAAAATTATCATTTCATACATCCAAGCGCTGATGTGGAATCGGTTGTCAATGGAACCATAAGAAGCGCCTTTGAATACAATGGCCAAAAATGTTCAGCTTGTAGTAGAATGTATGTGCCAGAATCTTTGTGGTCTGAT GTAAAAGAGGGTCTTTTATCAATTCGCGATAAGCTCAAAATTGGCGATGTTAGAGACTTCACTGTGTTCACTGGAGCCGTCATAGATGCTACTGCATTTAAGAGGATATCCGGTTACATCAAACACGCCACACAATCACCAAACTTGGAAATTATCGGTGGTGGAAAATACGACGACTC ATGTGGATATTTCATTGATCCAACGATAGTAGTAACAACAGATCCAAAGGATAAAATAATGACAGAAGAAATATTCGGCCCTGTATTGACAATATATGTCTACAAAGATTCGAAACTTGATAAAGCGATGAAATTAgtggaatcctcaacaccctatgctTTAACTGGATCGATATTTGCACAAGACGA AAATTGGGCAAGAAGGGCACTCGAAGAATTCAAGTACACGGCTGGTAATTTTTACGTTAACGACAAATCGACAGGATCGGTTGTTGGCCAGCAACCGTTTGGCGGAAGTCGAATGTCTGGTACAAATGATAAAGCTGGTGGCCCTCATTATGTCCTTCGTTGGGCATCGCCTCAGTCGATTAAGGAAACATTCGTCCCATTACGAGAATACGATTACCCATATATGAGATGTTAA